A genomic segment from Oncorhynchus clarkii lewisi isolate Uvic-CL-2024 chromosome 14, UVic_Ocla_1.0, whole genome shotgun sequence encodes:
- the LOC139366150 gene encoding heterogeneous nuclear ribonucleoprotein A/Ba isoform X2 yields the protein MSDTEQQFMETSENGHEGEDDFNGAKTADETEETETLNKGEEETEACIEDEAAVEGEDSQNGATEGEGGQINASKGEEDAGKMFVGGLSWDTSKKDLKDYFSKFGEVTDCTIKMDQQTGRSRGFGFILFKEAVSVDKVLEQKEHRLDGRQIDPKKAMAMKKEPVKKIFVGGLNPDTDKEVIQEYFGTFGEIETIELPQDPKTEKRRGFVFITYKDETPVKKVLEKKFHNVSGSKCEIKIAQPKEVYQQQQYGGRGGGGGGGGRGRGRGGQGQNWNQGGGYNNYWNQGYGNQGYGYGGQQGYGGYGGYGNYDYSAGYYGYGGGYDYSLK from the exons ATGTCTGACACCGAGCAACAGTTTATGGAAACCTCAGAAAACGGCCACGAAGGCGAGGATGATTTTAACGGCGCAAAGACAGCCGATGAAACGGAAGAGACCGAAACCCTGAATAAAGGCGAGGAAGAGACCGAAGCCTGCATAGAAGACGAGGCGGCAGTAGAGGGAGAAGATTCGCAAAATGGTGCCACTGAAGGCGAAGGCGGACAGATCAACGCCAGCAAAGGCGAGGAGGATGCAGG GAAAATGTTTGTTGGAGGACTTAGCTGGGACACAAGTAAGAAAGATCTTAAAGATTATTTCTCTAAATTCGGTGAAGTGACGGACTGCACCATAAAGATGGACCAGCAGACAGGCCGGTCAAGAGGCTTTGGCTTTATTCTATTCAAAGAAGCAGTCAGTGTAGACAAG GTTTTGGAACAGAAGGAACACCGACTTGACGGACGACAGATCGACCCCAAGAAGGCCATGGCTATGAAGAAGGAGCCCGTAAAGAAAATCTTTGTTGGTGGCCTCAACCCAGACACAGACAAGGAAGTTATCCAGGAGTACTTTGGAACCTTTGGCGAG ATCGAGACAATCGAGCTTCCACAGGACCCAAAGACGGAAAAGAGAAGGGGGTTCGTGTTCATCACGTATAAGGATGAAACTCCTGTCAAAAAAGTGCTAGAAAAGAAATTCCATAACGTCAGTGGAAGCAAG TGTGAGATTAAAATAGCACAGCCCAAAGAGGTGTACCAGCAGCAGCAATATGGCGGCCGTggcggtggaggtggaggtggtggaagaGGCAGGGGCCGTGGAG GTCAGGGCCAGAATTGGAACCAAGGTGGCGGATACAACAACTACTGGAACCAGGGCTATGGGAACCAGGGCTACGGCTACGGTGGACAGCAAGGCTACGGCGGATATGGAGGCTATGGCAACTATGACTACTCCGCTGGATACTATGGCTATGGGGGTGGCTACGACTACA GTCTTAAGTAA
- the LOC139366150 gene encoding heterogeneous nuclear ribonucleoprotein A/Ba isoform X1 gives MSDTEQQFMETSENGHEGEDDFNGAKTADETEETETLNKGEEETEACIEDEAAVEGEDSQNGATEGEGGQINASKGEEDAGKMFVGGLSWDTSKKDLKDYFSKFGEVTDCTIKMDQQTGRSRGFGFILFKEAVSVDKVLEQKEHRLDGRQIDPKKAMAMKKEPVKKIFVGGLNPDTDKEVIQEYFGTFGEIETIELPQDPKTEKRRGFVFITYKDETPVKKVLEKKFHNVSGSKCEIKIAQPKEVYQQQQYGGRGGGGGGGGRGRGRGGQGQNWNQGGGYNNYWNQGYGNQGYGYGGQQGYGGYGGYGNYDYSAGYYGYGGGYDYNQGNAGYGKTPRRGGHQSSYKPY, from the exons ATGTCTGACACCGAGCAACAGTTTATGGAAACCTCAGAAAACGGCCACGAAGGCGAGGATGATTTTAACGGCGCAAAGACAGCCGATGAAACGGAAGAGACCGAAACCCTGAATAAAGGCGAGGAAGAGACCGAAGCCTGCATAGAAGACGAGGCGGCAGTAGAGGGAGAAGATTCGCAAAATGGTGCCACTGAAGGCGAAGGCGGACAGATCAACGCCAGCAAAGGCGAGGAGGATGCAGG GAAAATGTTTGTTGGAGGACTTAGCTGGGACACAAGTAAGAAAGATCTTAAAGATTATTTCTCTAAATTCGGTGAAGTGACGGACTGCACCATAAAGATGGACCAGCAGACAGGCCGGTCAAGAGGCTTTGGCTTTATTCTATTCAAAGAAGCAGTCAGTGTAGACAAG GTTTTGGAACAGAAGGAACACCGACTTGACGGACGACAGATCGACCCCAAGAAGGCCATGGCTATGAAGAAGGAGCCCGTAAAGAAAATCTTTGTTGGTGGCCTCAACCCAGACACAGACAAGGAAGTTATCCAGGAGTACTTTGGAACCTTTGGCGAG ATCGAGACAATCGAGCTTCCACAGGACCCAAAGACGGAAAAGAGAAGGGGGTTCGTGTTCATCACGTATAAGGATGAAACTCCTGTCAAAAAAGTGCTAGAAAAGAAATTCCATAACGTCAGTGGAAGCAAG TGTGAGATTAAAATAGCACAGCCCAAAGAGGTGTACCAGCAGCAGCAATATGGCGGCCGTggcggtggaggtggaggtggtggaagaGGCAGGGGCCGTGGAG GTCAGGGCCAGAATTGGAACCAAGGTGGCGGATACAACAACTACTGGAACCAGGGCTATGGGAACCAGGGCTACGGCTACGGTGGACAGCAAGGCTACGGCGGATATGGAGGCTATGGCAACTATGACTACTCCGCTGGATACTATGGCTATGGGGGTGGCTACGACTACA ACCAGGGCAATGCAGGCTATGGGAAAACTCCAAGACGTGGAGGCCACCAGAGTAGCTACAAGCCATACTGA
- the LOC139366152 gene encoding small ribosomal subunit protein RACK1, whose translation MTEQMTVRGTLKGHNGWVTQIATTPQFPDMILSASRDKSIIMWKLTRDETNYGIPQRALKGHSHFVSDVVISSDGQFALSGSWDGTLRLWDLTTGTTTRRFVGHTKDVLSVAFSADNRQIVSGSRDKTIKLWNTLGVCKYTIQDESHSEWVSCVRFSPNSSNPIIVSCGWDKMVKVWNLANCKLKTNHIGHTGYLNTVTVSPDGSLCASGGKDGQAMLWDLNEGKHLYTLDSGDNINALCFSPNRYWLCAATGPSIKIWDLEGKIIVDELRQEVISTNSKAEPPQCTSLAWSADGQTLFAGYTDNLIRVWQVTIGTR comes from the exons ATGACTGAGCAGATGACAGTAAGGGGCACCCTGAAGGGGCACAATGGTTGGGTCACCCAGATCGCGACTACCCCTCAGTTTCCCGATATGATTCTGTCTGCATCCCGAG ATAAGTCTATCATTATGTGGAAGCTGACTCGTGACGAGACCAACTATGGCATCCCCCAGCGTGCCCTGAAGGGACACTCTCACTTTGTGAGTGATGTAGTCATCTCCTCAGATGGACAGTTTGCCCTGTCCGGGTCCTGGGATGGGACGCTCCGCCTGTGGGATCTCACCAC TGGCACCACCACCCGTCGCTTTGTGGGCCACACCAAGGACGTCCTGAGTGTGGCTTTCTCTGCTGACAACCGGCAGATCGTGTCTGGGTCTCGGGACAAGACCATCAAGCTGTGGAACACCCTGGGAGTCTGCAAGTACACCATCCAGGATGAGAGCCACTCTGAGTGGGTGTCCTGCGTGCGCTTTTCCCCCAACAGCAGCAACCCCATCATTGTCTCCTGTGGTTGGGACAAGATGGTCAAG GTGTGGAACCTGGCCAACTGCAAGCTGAAGACTAACCACATTGGCCACACTGGCTACCTGAATACAGTGACAGTCTCTCCTGATGGCTCGCTCTGCGCTTCTGGTGGAAAG GACGGTCAGGCCATGCTGTGGGACTTGAACGAGGGCAAGCACCTGTACACCCTAGACAGTGGTGACAACATAAATGCCCTCTGCTTCAGCCCCAACCGCTACTGGCTCTGTGCTGCCACCGGCCCCAGCATCAAGATCTGG GATCTGGAGGGCAAGATCATTGTGGATGAGCTGAGACAGGAGGTTATCAGCACCAACAGTAAGGCTGAGCCCCCACAGTGCACCTCTCTGGCCTGGTCTGCTGACGGACAG ACCCTGTTTGCTGGCTACACAGATAACCTGATCAGGGTGTGGCAGGTTACCATCGGAACCCGATAA